From Coffea arabica cultivar ET-39 chromosome 10e, Coffea Arabica ET-39 HiFi, whole genome shotgun sequence, one genomic window encodes:
- the LOC113711482 gene encoding uncharacterized protein, whose product MRQPADSLAWKEFDKFRPSFANDPHNVSLEFKMVSERNKSNRAKQQTAHIDGTKSFLRHKYEQRKMKEKKLESEANGANRIEEDICVEVIRRVTGYPPGGGAGRSFAAVLQAQPSPSSSPCKIKTAAQYRGEPAVLFSAEDIAKLSAPFTFAVVGKFSHGRPSLDVTRKSLLAIGFKSTFTVGLLDQRHILIRFCLEEDFLRCWTKGFWNVAEFPMRVFKWSPDFTVSSESSRAPVWIALEHLPIHFFDKVSLFSIANTIGNPLQIDTATAALSRPSVARICVDLDVSQDLPERIWIGTGNSGFWQRLLYENLPLYCPLCNRQGHSSDGCRQHKHRRNGSKGTPLTAAAVAQTHEDTNGAKQSKAPQLAYLITRTGPNQKNEELGQPSHVSMARQAQVGSGQVESSSCVCLDGGQVAAGQVEDSGAPAPVLKVSATPPVLGRICDDSQIQQAAHEKLSPQGSLSDGEDLPEVGARDRRTLVASLQQFSKALGPRVQQKFAEREANGFTMVLSRKARKKRATTPLTRQVLTRVGRHALWSELRALASSITRPWLVGGDFNAIRTLAEYTGRAHQDLGAISDFNTAISDCHLQELPYSGSSYTWSGVRSGSRIWKRLDRVLANHQWLSFLPNTSVQHLNRATSDHTPLLVHLRGADASAPKPFKFQNFWVSSSEFQSTVQSNWELPTQGYGMYRLAFKLKRLKACLRHWSRQHFGNIFQAVRQNEFEVQQKEILFEAAPTDEARAELHRAKGILLRSLRVEEDYWRQKARLRWLKDGDCNTRYFHASVREKRSKLAIHRIKDAGGSWLEDEDSIGQEAVGFFHSLLTAEEVSDVDDLLVHIPRLVTEHQNDVLLGEVTMEEVKRVVFDLDKDSAPGMDGFTGFFFRHCWNFVALDILAATKDFLAGTPIPKGIASTLIVLIPKKPNPSTFADFRPISLRTFVNKIFTKVLANRLQPILSGIVSAEQSAFCPGRDIAENVLLAQEMIASIDKRARGNSCIFKLDMMKAFDRVSWWFLRQLLCKFGFDYRFILPILNNLSHSWFSVLVNGRSKGFFQASRGIKQGDPLSPLLFILASEALSRGLNAQVEGGRVVPYATSRGCVWVTHLSFADDIIIFSRGDRRSVGNLVRFLNLYQTATGQRINNHKSLFIASRRCGTGQIRRIQQITGFRHGTLPLPYLGCNLYAGRRKKEYFQFLIDKFIAKLAG is encoded by the exons CCGCCTGGAGGGGGGGCTGGCCGCTCCTTTGCGGCCGTGCTCCAGGCGCAGCCTTCACCCTCATCATCTCCTTGCAAGATCAAGACTGCTGCACAATACCGTGGAGAGCCGGCCGTCCTTTTCTCGGCAGAGGATATTGCAAAGCTTTCTGCTCCTTTCACTTTTGCTGTGGTCGGAAAATTTTCCCATGGCAGGCCAAGTCTGGATGTCACTCGTAAGTCACTCCTGGCGATCGGTTTCAAGTCCACTTTCACTGTCGGTTTGCTAGATCAGAGGCATATTCTCATACGGTTTTGCTTGGAGGAAGATTTCCTTCGGTGCTGGACAAAGGGGTTCTGGAACGTTGCAGAATTCCCAATGCGTGTTTTTAAATGGAGCCCAGATTTTACAGTTTCAAGTGAATCTTCACGAGCCCCTGTCTGGATTGCGTTAGAGCATTTACCAATCCATTTTTTTGATAAGGTGTCACTTTTCTCTATTGCCAACACCATTGGCAACCCACTACAAATTGATACCGCAACTGCAGCTTTGTCGAGGCCCAGTGTGGCACGCATCTGCGTGGATCTTGATGTCTCACAGGACCTACCCGAGCGCATCTGGATTGGGACAGGCAACTCTGGCTTCTGGCAACGCCTCCTCTACGAGAACCTGCCGCTGTATTGCCCTCTTTGCAATAGACAGGGGCACTCCAGTGATGGCTGTCGACAGCACAAACATCGCAGGAATGGATCTAAGGGCACTCCTCTGACGGCGGCGGCGGTAGCCCAGACCCACGAAGACACGAATGGTGCAAAGCAATCCAAAGCTCCGCAACTAGCGTATCTCATCACCAGAACTGGGCCAAACCAGAAGAATGAAGAACTGGGGCAGCCATCACATGTCTCTATGGCTCGACAGGCGCAGGTGGGCAGCGGTCAGGTTGAGAGCTCTAGTTGCGTGTGCCTAGATGGTGGGCAGGTTGCGGCGGGCCAGGTTGAGGATAGCGGTGCTCCCGCTCCTGTCTTGAAAGTTTCTGCAACCCCTCCAGTCTTGGGTCGTATCTGCGATGATTCGCAAATCCAGCAAGCTGCGCATGAGAAGCTGTCCCCCCAAGGCTCCCTTTCGGATGGGGAGGATTTGCCAGAGGTGGGTGCGCGTGATAGGAGGACACTGGTTGCCTCTCTTCAGCAGTTCAGCAAGGCACTGGGGCCTCGGGTTCAGCAGAAGTTTGCTGAACGGGAGGCAAATGGTTTCACCATGGTACTCTCGCGAAAGGCAAGGAAGAAGCGTGCTACCACCCCTCTGACCCGACAGGTCTTGACACG GGTGGGAAGGCATGCTCTGTGGTCGGAACTCCGCGCTCTTGCTAGCTCGATCACAAGGCCGTGGTTGGTAGGGGGGGACTTCAATGCTATCCGTACGCTGGCAGAGTATACGGGTCGAGCACATCAAGACCTGGGAGCCATTTCTGATTTCAACACAGCAATCTCAGACTGTCATCTTCAGGAGTTGCCTTACTCTGGAAGCTCATATACTTGGTCTGGCGTTCGGTCAGGATCTAGGATATGGAAGCGGTTGGATAGGGTCCTGGCCAATCACCAATGGCTCAGTTTCCTACCAAATACTTCGGTCCAGCATCTAAATCGGGCCACCTCTGATCATACGCCCTTATTGGTGCATCTGCGGGGGGCTGATGCTAGTGCTCCCAAGCCTTTTAAGTTTCAAAATTTCTGGGTTTCTAGCTCGGAGTTTCAATCGACGGTGCAGAGCAATTGGGAACTTCCTACGCAGGGATATGGTATGTACCGGTTGGCTTTCAAGCTAAAACGCTTGAAGGCATGCTTACGCCACTGGAGCAGGCAACATTTTGGCAACATATTTCAGGCTGTTCGGCAGAACGAGTTTGAGGTCCAGCAAAAGGAAATCTTGTTCGAGGCTGCCCCGACGGACGAGGCGAGAGCTGAGCTCCATCGGGCCAAAGGCATCCTATTGCGCAGTCTTCGGGTGGAAGAGGACTACTGGCGTCAAAAGGCCCGCCTACGGTGGTTAAAGGATGGGGATTGCAATACACGCTACTTCCATGCTTCAGTGAGGGAGAAGCGCTCGAAGCTGGCTATACATCGCATTAAGGATGCGGGGGGGAGTTGGCTTGAGGATGAAGACAGCATTGGCCAGGAAGCGGTTGGTTTTTTCCATAGTCTTCTTACAGCTGAGGAGGTTAGCGACGTGGATGATCTGCTGGTACACATTCCGCGGCTCGTGACTGAGCATCAAAACGATGTCTTATTGGGGGAGGTAACCATGGAGGAGGTCAAGCGGGTGGTTTTCGACCTCGATAAGGATAGTGCCCCGGGTATGGATGGATTCACTGGCTTTTTTTTTCGTCACTGCTGGAATTTCGTAGCTCTTGACATCTTAGCAGCGACTAAGGATTTTTTAGCTGGGACTCCGATCCCAAAAGGAATTGCTAGCACTTTGATTGTCCTAATCCCGAAGAAGCCAAACCCATCTACGTTTGCCGATTTTAGGCCCATTAGCCTGCGCACCTTTGTAAACAAGATTTTTACAAAGGTCCTTGCTAATCGTTTGCAGCCAATCCTCTCGGGCATTGTTTCTGCGGAGCAATCCGCTTTCTGCCCTGGTCGTGATATTGCTGAAAACGTGCTCTTGGCGCAAGAAATGATTGCCTCCATTGACAAGAGGGCACGGGGAAATAGCTGCATCTTCAAGCTGGACATGATGAAGGCTTTTGATAGGGTGTCATGGTGGTTCCTCCGGCAGCTCCTTTGCAAGTTTGGTTTTGACTACCGGTTCATTTTGCCTATTTTAAATAACCTCTCCCACAGCTGGTTCTCTGTGTTGGTCAATGGCAGGTCCAAAGGTTTTTTCCAGGCCTCCCGTGGGATTAAGCAAGGCGATCCTCTGTCCCCTCTCCTCTTCATTCTGGCATCTGAGGCTCTAAGTAGGGGACTGAATGCACAGGTCGAGGGGGGCAGAGTGGTTCCCTATGCAACGTCACGTGGTTGCGTTTGGGTCACTCACTTGTCCTTTGCTGACGACATCATCATTTTTTCGCGCGGAGATAGAAGGTCGGTCGGGAATTTGGTTCGGTTCTTAAATTTATACCAAACTGCAACAGGCCAGCGGATTAACAATCACAAGAGTTTATTCATAGCATCGAGGCGGTGTGGAACTGGCCAGATTCGTAGAATTCAACAGATTACTGGATTCAGGCATGGAACTCTGCCGCTTCCTTATTTGGGATGCAACCTATATGCAGGACGTAGGAAAAAAGAATACTTCCAATTCCTAATCGATAAATTCATTGCTAAACTTGCGGGCTAG